One genomic region from Quercus robur chromosome 4, dhQueRobu3.1, whole genome shotgun sequence encodes:
- the LOC126722983 gene encoding protein RGF1 INDUCIBLE TRANSCRIPTION FACTOR 1 → MFVASNILPRWLEVLLTEKFYNACIIHEEAKKNEKNVYCLDCCISLCPHCLSPHHSHRLLQIRRYVYHDVIRLDDAAKLIDCAFVQSYTTNSAKVVFLHHRPQTRNFRGSGNFCSTCDRSLQDPYLFCSLSCKIDYLIRTTGGVSKYLLDCKFMSLPEPGSDDGLMTPDSILEPAGSSRTSSGSGGYGGGTMDCRTLACTATTEIVRKKRSSLSACRPVCSPVSEISAMNRRKGTPQRAPLY, encoded by the exons ATG TTTGTTGCTTCAAATATTTTACCTCGGTGGCTTGAGGTTCTCCTCACTGAGAAGTTCTACAACGCTTGCATAATTCATGAAGAGGCtaagaagaatgaaaagaaCGTTTATTGCTTGGACTGTTGCATCAGTCTTTGCCCTCATTGCTTGTCCCCTCACCACTCTCATCGACTCTTGCAG ATAAGAAGGTATGTGTATCACGATGTTATAAGGTTGGATGATGCTGCTAAGTTGATAGACTGTGCCTTTGTTCAG TCATACACAACAAACAGTGCAAAAGTGGTGTTTTTGCACCACAGGCCGCAGACTAGGAACTTCAGGGGCTCCGGCAATTTTTGCAGCACCTGTGACAGAAGCCTACAAGATCCATACCTCTTCTGCTCTCTCTCCTGCAAG ATTGATTATCTCATTAGGACGACAGGTGGGGTTTCAAAGTACTTGTTAGACTGCAAATTCATGTCCTTGCCTGAACCGGGTTCAGACGACGGTTTAATGACCCCTGACTCCATTCTTGAACCGGCCGGTTCTAGCCGGACCTCTTCTGGTTCAGGTGGCTATGGTGGTGGAACTATGGACTGTAGGACCCTTGCTTGCACTGCCACAACCGAGATTGTGAGGAAGAAAAGGAGTAGCTTATCGGCGTGTCGGCCGGTTTGTTCACCCGTGTCCGAAATTTCGGCTATGAACCGGCGAAAAGGAACACCACAAAGAGCTCCACTTTATTGA